Below is a genomic region from Deinococcus sp. Leaf326.
TGAGAGGGTCCGCTCGATGACCCAGCGGTGACGCCCCAGTGTGCTGCTGGAATCGACACCCCGCCGAGCGATACGCGGTTTGATACCGCGCCTCCAGCATGCAGCACGACAACGACGGGAATCGTACCCTTTGTCGGCATGCAGCTTGATTGGCCGTCGTTGTGGCCGCCCACGCCGGCCATTCCGGATGCCCGGCACGGCATCCAGGGTGGGTTCAAACATCCGGCTATCGTGCACATTCGCAGCGGAAACGACAATAGCCAGCGGTGTGCCATGACCATCCACGACCAAATGGCGCTTGCAGCCGAGCTTGCCTCGGTTCGTTGGGTCTGGGCCAGTGTCCTGCCCGCCGCAAGGCGCAGCCACTGTGGCCGAGTCAAGACTGGCACGCGTAAAATCCAGCTTGTCAAGCCCATGGAGGCGGTCCAGCAGTTGGTGATGGAGCGAGGCCCAGATGCCTGTTTGTTGCCATTCGCGCAGGCGCCGCCAGCATGTCATCCCGCAGCCACACCCAAGTGCGAGAGGAAGGTCGTGCCAGGCTATGCCTGTTTTAAGGACAAAAAGAATGCCAGCGAGGGCGGCACGATCAGGAATACGTGGCCGACCTCGTTGGGAGACGGGACGTGCTGGAAGCAGGGGTTCAAAGGCGGCCCAAAGGTCGTCAGGGACAGCAGGAACATGCATCCGGGTAGCCTACGAGGCGTTCATTATTGTTCGGTGCTCTAAGACTCTGCACGTCTTCTCGTGGCCCCTGAGAGGGGTCCTTTTTTATGGTTTTTCCGTAGTAGAAAAAAAGAAGATGACATTCGATTCTCTACTAAATAGAAGAAGATGCCTCCTAACACTCCAAAAAGAGTGACGAACCTCTGACTCAGAAGTTGCACCTCGCGTAGGACAATGAATAGCCGTGCTGGCCGAGAAATTCTGCGTTTTTCGTGAAGAAGTGCAGCAAGCGGTTGAGATAC
It encodes:
- a CDS encoding IS5 family transposase translates to MHVPAVPDDLWAAFEPLLPARPVSQRGRPRIPDRAALAGILFVLKTGIAWHDLPLALGCGCGMTCWRRLREWQQTGIWASLHHQLLDRLHGLDKLDFTRASLDSATVAAPCGGQDTGPDPTNRGKLGCKRHLVVDGHGTPLAIVVSAANVHDSRMFEPTLDAVPGIRNGRRGRPQRRPIKLHADKGYDSRRCRAACWRRGIKPRIARRGVDSSSTLGRHRWVIERTLSWLNRFKRLKVRYERATDVHLALLTLACSVICLRRLRSLCKP